In one window of Tubulanus polymorphus chromosome 3, tnTubPoly1.2, whole genome shotgun sequence DNA:
- the LOC141902846 gene encoding dynein light chain roadblock-type 2-like isoform X2: protein MATEVEETLKRIQSHKGVIGIIVVNNEGIPIRSTLDNATTVQYAGLLHALTAKAKSMVRDIDPLNDLTFLRIRSKKHEIMVAPDKEYLLLVIQAPNE, encoded by the exons ATG gcAACTGAAGTCGAAGAAACTTTAAAACGTATTCAATCTCACAAAGGTGTTATTGGTATCATTGTCGTCAATAATGAAG gTATTCCAATCAGAAGCACATTAGATAACGCGACCACCGTTCAATACGCGGGTTTATTACATGCGTTAACAGCTAAAGCTAAGAGTATGGTACGAGACATCGATCCTCTCAACGATTTAACGTTTTTACGGATTCGATCGAAGAAACACGAAATCATGGTCGCCCCCG ataaaGAATATTTGTTGCTGGTAATCCAAGCTCCCAATGAATAA
- the LOC141902847 gene encoding uncharacterized protein LOC141902847, which yields MGQGEGSGDGGLCPGILWGILWFLILIFIGWPVGFFVAWFYIFLLPFSACIEPLKAVCDAILSVVKLPLTCAENMIAMKPLCG from the coding sequence ATGGGTCAAGGCGAAGGCAGCGGCGATGGTGGTTTATGCCCCGGAATACTGTGGGGTATTCTATGGTTTTTGATTCTAATTTTCATCGGATGGCCGGTCGGATTTTTCGTCGCGTGGTTCTACATTTTCCTGTTACCGTTCTCGGCTTGTATCGAACCGTTGAAAGCGGTTTGCGACGCGATTCTATCGGTCGTGAAATTACCGCTGACGTGCGCCGAGAATATGATCGCCATGAAACCATTGTGCGGTTAG
- the LOC141902258 gene encoding ninjurin-1-like: MATNEQEISSKETVPLVATSNKEDSVDNPAASISTTYGGTTGASPPVENSRNKDPEKLTEQKQQIPKVISINHYNTKKTVAHAVTCITVLTANASQIRQIILSEKSEEAFYWPLLGLMISSLALQIITLIILLIAGKSEGEDYEVNEGAALIWLDKLTNVLVAFCCLSALLNIFITTFVSDIPISNQSSYPSKLTG; the protein is encoded by the exons ATG GCGACAAACGAACAAGAAATATCGTCGAAAGAGACGGTTCCATTAGTCGCGACCAGTAATAAAGAAGATTCGGTTGATAATCCAGCTGCGTCGATATCAACGACTTACGGAGGAACAACGGGTGCTTCACCACCAGTGGAAAACAGCAGAAATAAAGATCCTGAAAAATTAACAGAACAGAAACAGCAAATTCCCAAAGTCATCAGCATTAATCATTATAACACGAAGAAAACGGTCGCCCATGCTGTAACATGTATTACTGTGCTGACAGCGAACGCGAGTCAAATTCGTCAGATAATCCTCTCCGAGAAATCCGAGGAGGCTTTCTACTGGCCTCTGCTCGGTTTGATGATCAGTTCTTTAGCGTTACAGATTATCACGCTTATCATACTGTTGATAGCTGGTAAATCCGAGGGGGAGGATTATGAGGTGAATGAAGGAGCCGCTTTGATATGGTTGGATAAATTAACGAATGTATTGGTCGCATTTTGTTGTTTGAGCGCTTTACTGAATATCTTCATTACGACGTTCGTTTCTGATATCCCGATAAGTAACCAATCTTCGTATCCATCAAAACTCACTGGATGA
- the LOC141902846 gene encoding dynein light chain roadblock-type 2-like isoform X1, which produces MATEVEETLKRIQSHKGVIGIIVVNNEGIPIRSTLDNATTVQYAGLLHALTAKAKSMVRDIDPLNDLTFLRIRSKKHEIMVAPENEYVMIVITKDSSDRKC; this is translated from the exons ATG gcAACTGAAGTCGAAGAAACTTTAAAACGTATTCAATCTCACAAAGGTGTTATTGGTATCATTGTCGTCAATAATGAAG gTATTCCAATCAGAAGCACATTAGATAACGCGACCACCGTTCAATACGCGGGTTTATTACATGCGTTAACAGCTAAAGCTAAGAGTATGGTACGAGACATCGATCCTCTCAACGATTTAACGTTTTTACGGATTCGATCGAAGAAACACGAAATCATGGTCGCCCCCG aaaatgaatatgtcATGATTGTGATCACGAAAGATTCGTCTGATcgaaaatgttaa